From the Maioricimonas rarisocia genome, one window contains:
- a CDS encoding MgtC/SapB family protein, which produces MSLPSDLESFAMVALAGLLGGVIGFEREIADKPAGLRTHIFVAAGAALLVLLAEGAVDFFRRSGSDTEIAADPIRIIQAIVIGISFLGTGTIIHRGGDEVEGLTTAASIFLTAAIGIAVALDRIWLAVGTTLLALLVLTMVNWIEWKLLDKSPPGNSSD; this is translated from the coding sequence ATGAGCCTTCCATCTGACCTCGAATCCTTCGCCATGGTTGCCCTCGCCGGCCTGCTCGGAGGAGTCATCGGCTTCGAACGCGAAATTGCCGACAAACCTGCCGGTCTGCGGACGCACATCTTTGTCGCGGCCGGTGCGGCCCTGCTGGTCCTGCTGGCGGAAGGGGCAGTGGACTTCTTCCGTCGCAGCGGTTCCGACACCGAGATCGCCGCAGATCCCATCCGGATCATTCAGGCGATCGTTATCGGAATCAGTTTTCTCGGGACGGGAACCATCATTCACCGTGGCGGCGACGAGGTGGAGGGCCTGACCACGGCCGCCTCGATCTTTCTTACCGCCGCCATCGGCATCGCGGTTGCTCTGGACCGCATCTGGCTGGCGGTGGGCACGACCCTGCTGGCTCTGCTGGTCCTGACAATGGTCAACTGGATCGAATGGAAGCTGCTGGACAAGTCGCCGCCGGGCAATTCGAGCGATTAG
- a CDS encoding DedA family protein, protein MDDFISNTMDSMGYLGVALLMFLENLFPPIPSEVVMPTAGANARSGDKSLVLMIVVGTLGTLAGAVPWYGIARWVGTDRFRKWIDRHGHWLGTDASEIDRADKWFDRYGYWAVTVGRLVPGVRTLISVPAGLSEMPFGPFLLATTIGTVAWTSLLAGLGYWLEGQSDAIARTLKIIGMGVIGVLFVLYIVKVVRHHHQRHRQTSS, encoded by the coding sequence ATGGATGACTTTATCAGCAACACGATGGACTCGATGGGCTACCTCGGTGTGGCCCTGCTGATGTTCCTCGAAAACCTGTTCCCTCCGATCCCATCGGAAGTCGTGATGCCCACGGCCGGTGCCAACGCCCGCTCCGGCGACAAATCGCTGGTCCTGATGATCGTTGTCGGAACCTTGGGAACGCTCGCCGGAGCCGTGCCGTGGTATGGAATCGCACGCTGGGTCGGCACAGACCGATTCCGGAAATGGATTGACCGGCATGGCCACTGGCTGGGCACCGATGCGAGCGAGATCGACCGGGCGGACAAGTGGTTTGACCGGTACGGCTACTGGGCCGTTACGGTTGGACGCCTGGTCCCGGGCGTTCGCACGCTGATCAGTGTTCCGGCCGGGCTTTCCGAGATGCCATTCGGCCCGTTCCTGCTGGCGACCACAATCGGGACGGTGGCCTGGACGAGCCTGCTGGCCGGGCTGGGGTACTGGCTTGAAGGGCAGAGTGACGCCATCGCACGAACGCTCAAGATCATCGGGATGGGGGTCATCGGCGTTCTGTTCGTCCTGTACATCGTCAAGGTGGTTCGCCATCACCATCAGCGACATCGGCAAACATCTTCATGA